In Ancalomicrobiaceae bacterium S20, the following proteins share a genomic window:
- the tkt gene encoding transketolase produces the protein MTKPLSNDLTWPVTAAIRALAMDAVEQAKSGHPGAPMGMAEISAVLWRQYLKHNPADPRWPDRDRFVMSNGHGSMLVYALLHLTGYDLPIEELKRFRQLHSKTPGHPEVGYTPGVETTTGPLGQGIANAVGFAIAERTLAAQFNRPGHTIVDHKTWVYVGDGCLMEGISHEVASLAGTLGLGKLNVIYDDNGISIDGKVGEWFADDTPARFEAYGWHVVRGVDGHDIEALDKAMAEAAAVTDKPSLICARTVIGKGAPTKAGHQDAHGAPLGADEIAKTREILNWTHAPFEVPADVYAAWDQKARGGAAQAAWEKTFAAYAAEYPELAAEFTRRMAGDLPADFDATLAAALAEVQEKGEAIATRKASQNALNILAPLLPEFLGGSADLTHSNLTNFKGTLPISRDPAGNTVLYGVREFGMTAIANGIALHGGFLPFVATFLVFSDYARNAVRMSALMKQRVVNVYTHDSIGLGEDGPTHQPIEHHWALRLIPNLDYWRPCDATETLVAWTSAVSRKDGPSALALSRQGLPTQARDAAKLGEIARGGYVLVEPAEAPKAAVVATGSEVKIAVEAAAALTAAGVPTRVVSMPSTNVFDRQDAAWQDAVLPASLPTVAIEAGATGGWYKYVGRTGKVIGIDSFGESAPEKALYLHFGLTVDKVVEAVKALV, from the coding sequence ATGACCAAGCCCCTCTCGAACGACCTGACCTGGCCGGTCACGGCCGCGATCCGCGCGCTCGCCATGGATGCCGTCGAACAGGCGAAGTCGGGCCATCCCGGCGCGCCGATGGGCATGGCCGAGATTTCCGCGGTGCTGTGGCGCCAGTATCTGAAGCACAACCCGGCCGACCCGCGCTGGCCGGACCGCGACCGCTTCGTCATGTCGAACGGCCACGGCTCGATGCTGGTCTATGCGCTCCTGCATCTGACCGGCTACGACCTGCCGATCGAGGAACTGAAGCGCTTCCGGCAGCTCCATTCGAAGACCCCGGGCCACCCGGAGGTCGGCTATACGCCGGGTGTCGAGACCACCACCGGTCCGCTCGGCCAGGGCATCGCCAATGCCGTCGGCTTCGCCATTGCCGAGCGCACGCTCGCTGCGCAGTTCAATCGTCCGGGTCACACGATCGTCGACCACAAGACCTGGGTCTATGTCGGCGACGGCTGCCTGATGGAGGGCATCTCCCACGAGGTCGCCTCGCTCGCCGGCACGCTCGGCCTCGGCAAGCTCAACGTGATCTACGACGACAACGGCATCTCGATCGACGGCAAGGTCGGCGAGTGGTTCGCCGACGACACGCCGGCCCGCTTCGAGGCCTACGGCTGGCACGTGGTGCGCGGCGTCGACGGCCATGACATCGAGGCGCTCGACAAGGCGATGGCCGAGGCCGCCGCCGTCACCGACAAGCCGTCGCTGATCTGCGCCCGCACCGTGATCGGCAAGGGCGCGCCGACCAAGGCCGGTCACCAGGACGCCCACGGCGCGCCGCTGGGCGCCGACGAGATCGCCAAGACGCGCGAAATCCTGAACTGGACCCACGCGCCCTTCGAGGTTCCGGCCGACGTCTACGCCGCCTGGGACCAGAAGGCCCGTGGCGGCGCCGCGCAAGCCGCATGGGAGAAGACCTTCGCGGCCTACGCGGCCGAGTACCCGGAGCTCGCGGCCGAGTTCACCCGTCGCATGGCCGGCGACCTGCCGGCCGACTTCGACGCGACGCTCGCCGCCGCGCTCGCGGAGGTGCAGGAGAAGGGCGAGGCGATCGCGACCCGCAAGGCCAGCCAGAACGCGCTCAACATCCTGGCGCCGCTCCTGCCGGAATTCCTCGGCGGCTCGGCCGACCTGACGCATTCCAACCTGACCAACTTCAAGGGCACGCTGCCGATCTCGCGCGATCCGGCCGGCAACACCGTGCTCTACGGCGTGCGCGAGTTCGGCATGACCGCGATCGCCAACGGCATCGCGCTGCACGGCGGTTTCCTGCCCTTCGTCGCGACCTTCCTGGTCTTCTCCGACTACGCCCGCAACGCGGTGCGCATGTCGGCGCTGATGAAGCAGCGCGTCGTCAACGTCTACACGCACGACAGCATCGGCCTCGGCGAGGACGGCCCGACCCATCAGCCGATCGAGCATCATTGGGCGCTGCGCCTGATCCCGAACCTCGACTACTGGCGCCCCTGCGACGCGACCGAGACGCTGGTCGCCTGGACCTCGGCGGTGTCGCGCAAGGACGGCCCCTCGGCGCTGGCCCTGTCGCGCCAGGGCCTGCCGACGCAGGCTCGCGATGCGGCGAAGCTCGGCGAGATCGCCCGCGGCGGCTACGTGCTGGTCGAGCCGGCCGAGGCGCCGAAGGCGGCCGTGGTCGCGACCGGCTCGGAAGTGAAGATCGCGGTCGAGGCGGCCGCCGCGTTGACTGCTGCCGGCGTGCCGACCCGCGTCGTGTCGATGCCGTCGACCAACGTCTTCGACCGCCAGGACGCCGCCTGGCAGGACGCGGTCCTGCCGGCGTCGCTGCCGACCGTGGCGATCGAGGCCGGCGCGACCGGCGGCTGGTACAAGTACGTCGGCCGCACCGGCAAGGTGATCGGCATCGACAGCTTCGGTGAATCGGCGCCGGAAAAGGCGCTCTACCTGCACTTCGGCCTGACGGTCGACAAGGTCGTCGAGGCGGTGAAGGCGCTGGTGTGA
- a CDS encoding alpha/beta fold hydrolase, with the protein MVDRATHAAIARVTQGLSPSALTLAYLDWALHLSASPGKAATLVESALRKSAEFARYATECFSGVNGETFCLEPAPNDSRFRAEDWHKPPFNVFAQGFLMAEQWWREATTDVRGVTAHHERVVEFAARQLLDMLSPSNFALTNPEVIQATAQQGGANLLRGAINAAAEISRSLAKQPAEGAEAFVPGETVAVTEGEVVFRNRLIELIQYTPKTGKVRPEPVLIVPAWIMKYYILDLSPQNSLVRHLVDQGFTVFMISWKNPDENDRDLGLEDYRKLGPETALQVIDAILPGRPVHAVGYCLGGTLMSIEAAALARRAPDRLASLTLLAAQTDFHEAGELMLFIDESQLTFLEDMMWERGYLDTKQMAGAFQMLRSQDLVWSRMVREFLLGEKQKLNDLLAWNADATRMPYRMHAEYLKGLFLDNDLAEGRYRVDGVAVAIEDIACPIFAVGTETDHVAPWRSVHKINLIGDTEVTFALTTGGHNAGIVSEPGHRHRSYRLATKRAADPYLAPDEWHAKAAVQEGSWWLAWFDWLGARSGAPVAPPAMGAADKGLHPLGPAPGAYVLQP; encoded by the coding sequence GTGGTCGATCGCGCGACCCATGCCGCCATCGCGCGCGTGACGCAGGGCCTGAGCCCGAGCGCGCTGACGCTCGCTTACCTGGACTGGGCCCTGCACTTGAGCGCCTCGCCCGGCAAGGCGGCGACGCTGGTCGAATCCGCGCTGCGCAAGAGCGCGGAATTCGCCCGCTACGCCACCGAGTGCTTCTCGGGCGTCAACGGCGAGACCTTCTGCCTGGAGCCCGCGCCCAACGACAGCCGCTTCCGGGCCGAGGACTGGCACAAGCCGCCGTTCAACGTGTTCGCGCAGGGCTTCCTGATGGCGGAACAGTGGTGGCGCGAGGCGACGACCGACGTGCGCGGCGTCACCGCCCATCATGAGCGCGTGGTCGAATTCGCCGCCCGCCAGCTCCTCGACATGCTGTCGCCGTCGAACTTCGCCCTCACCAATCCGGAGGTGATCCAGGCAACGGCGCAGCAGGGCGGCGCCAATCTGTTGCGCGGCGCGATCAACGCCGCCGCCGAGATCAGCCGTTCGCTCGCCAAGCAGCCGGCCGAAGGCGCCGAAGCCTTCGTGCCCGGCGAGACCGTCGCCGTTACCGAAGGCGAGGTGGTGTTCCGCAACCGGCTGATCGAGCTGATCCAGTATACCCCGAAGACCGGCAAGGTCCGGCCCGAGCCGGTGCTGATCGTGCCGGCCTGGATCATGAAGTACTACATTCTCGATCTGTCGCCGCAGAATTCGCTGGTCCGCCATCTGGTCGACCAGGGCTTCACTGTCTTCATGATCTCCTGGAAGAACCCGGACGAGAACGACCGCGATCTCGGGCTCGAGGACTATCGCAAGCTCGGCCCGGAGACCGCGCTACAGGTCATCGACGCGATCCTGCCGGGCCGGCCGGTCCACGCCGTCGGCTATTGCCTTGGCGGCACGCTGATGTCGATCGAGGCCGCCGCGCTCGCCCGCCGGGCGCCCGATCGCCTCGCCTCGCTGACGCTGCTCGCCGCGCAGACGGACTTCCACGAGGCCGGCGAGCTCATGCTGTTCATCGACGAGAGCCAGCTCACCTTCCTCGAAGACATGATGTGGGAGCGTGGCTACCTCGACACCAAGCAGATGGCCGGCGCCTTCCAGATGCTGCGGTCGCAGGATCTGGTCTGGTCGCGCATGGTCCGGGAGTTCCTGCTCGGCGAGAAGCAGAAGCTGAACGACCTGCTCGCCTGGAACGCCGATGCGACGCGCATGCCCTATCGCATGCACGCGGAATACCTGAAGGGCCTGTTCCTCGACAACGACCTCGCCGAGGGCCGCTACCGGGTCGACGGCGTCGCCGTGGCGATCGAGGACATCGCCTGTCCGATCTTCGCGGTCGGCACCGAGACCGACCATGTCGCGCCCTGGCGCTCGGTGCACAAGATCAACCTGATCGGCGACACGGAGGTGACCTTCGCGCTGACGACCGGCGGCCACAACGCCGGCATCGTCTCCGAGCCGGGACATCGCCATCGCAGCTACCGGCTGGCGACCAAGCGCGCGGCCGACCCCTATCTCGCGCCCGACGAGTGGCATGCCAAGGCGGCGGTTCAGGAGGGCTCGTGGTGGCTCGCCTGGTTCGACTGGCTCGGCGCGCGCTCCGGTGCGCCGGTCGCGCCGCCGGCGATGGGGGCCGCGGACAAGGGCCTGCATCCGCTCGGGCCGGCGCCCGGCGCTTACGTGCTCCAGCCGTAA
- a CDS encoding type II toxin-antitoxin system RelB/DinJ family antitoxin — translation MAHNALVQVRVDPEIKEQAAAVLGGMGLTVSDAIRMLLTRIAVDERIPFEIGLPREAAREAAPAGLEEAAPPAYSVSPDITTYIGAGRGVFRTSQDVDDYIETERRQWD, via the coding sequence ATGGCGCACAATGCTCTGGTGCAGGTTCGGGTCGACCCGGAGATCAAGGAGCAGGCTGCGGCGGTTCTCGGCGGGATGGGGCTGACCGTCTCCGACGCGATCCGCATGTTGCTGACCCGCATCGCCGTGGACGAACGGATTCCCTTCGAGATCGGGCTGCCGCGGGAGGCGGCACGCGAGGCTGCCCCCGCCGGCTTGGAAGAGGCTGCTCCACCGGCATACTCGGTCAGTCCCGATATCACGACGTACATCGGGGCTGGTCGGGGCGTATTCAGAACGTCACAGGACGTTGACGATTATATCGAGACCGAGCGCAGGCAATGGGATTGA
- a CDS encoding DUF2336 domain-containing protein → MLDKLEAIARQHSPEKRGELLLAITDVVIRHGLGSPELESAYADIVRTLLKVASDDDKSNFARRVAPHNVLPHDLAMSLAQDELEVARDILRLSPKLGENELVAIVKNNPDDYRLAVAQRETLTASVTSLLVELGGLPVKRAVGRNHGAKITAAMMAKLVALADSDEALCQALAQRMDVPPDLAEKLVQSVARLVKARMVAGLRPKVEPVEAAPAPEVRSLSIKELQAAVASGKMTVDQAITTMAEEDRTNDLAAFIAQHAGLDDMQVMRVLVRADAAGIVMVIRGLGLSAETWAKVVALRARRLKLSQTQIRFEREDFVKLEEEKAKTTLDEFRHRKVAGMR, encoded by the coding sequence ATGTTGGACAAGCTGGAGGCGATCGCGCGACAGCACTCTCCCGAGAAGCGGGGCGAGTTGCTGCTGGCGATTACCGACGTCGTGATCCGGCATGGGCTCGGCAGCCCCGAGCTCGAGAGCGCCTATGCCGATATCGTCCGCACGCTCCTGAAGGTCGCGAGCGACGACGACAAGAGCAACTTCGCGCGCCGCGTGGCGCCTCACAACGTGCTGCCGCACGATCTGGCCATGTCGCTCGCGCAGGACGAACTCGAGGTCGCACGCGACATCCTGCGGCTGTCGCCGAAGCTCGGCGAGAACGAGCTCGTCGCCATCGTCAAGAACAATCCCGACGACTATCGCCTCGCCGTCGCGCAGCGCGAGACCTTGACCGCGAGCGTGACCAGCCTGCTGGTCGAGCTCGGCGGATTGCCCGTCAAACGCGCGGTCGGCCGCAACCACGGCGCCAAGATCACCGCGGCGATGATGGCCAAGCTGGTCGCGCTCGCCGACAGCGACGAGGCGCTGTGTCAGGCGCTGGCCCAACGCATGGACGTGCCGCCGGACCTCGCCGAGAAGCTGGTGCAGTCGGTGGCGCGGCTGGTCAAGGCGCGCATGGTGGCCGGCCTTCGACCCAAGGTGGAGCCTGTCGAGGCGGCCCCCGCCCCGGAGGTTCGCAGCCTGTCGATCAAGGAGCTCCAGGCCGCCGTTGCATCGGGCAAGATGACAGTCGATCAGGCGATCACCACCATGGCCGAGGAGGACCGCACCAACGATCTCGCCGCCTTCATCGCCCAGCACGCCGGGCTCGACGACATGCAGGTGATGCGCGTCCTGGTGCGCGCCGACGCGGCCGGCATCGTGATGGTGATCCGCGGTCTCGGGCTCTCGGCCGAGACCTGGGCCAAGGTCGTGGCGCTGCGCGCGCGCCGGCTCAAGCTGTCGCAGACGCAGATCCGCTTCGAGCGCGAGGACTTCGTCAAGCTCGAGGAAGAGAAGGCGAAGACCACCCTCGACGAGTTCCGGCATCGCAAGGTCGCCGGCATGCGCTGA
- a CDS encoding fumarate hydratase, with product MTIHESPPYVHTSLFPLGHDATPWRKLSADHVSVDRFQGQDVLIVKREALRLLAETAMADINHLLRPGHLAQLAKILDDPEATDNDKFVAYDLLKNANISAGGILPMCQDTGTAIVSAKKGRLVWTDGDDEQAIGEGIRDAYFRKNLRYSQLAPLSMFEEKNTRTNLPAQIDIAAEGESAYKFLFMAKGGGSANKTFLFQATPSLLTEERMIAFLKEKILTLGTAACPPYHLAIVIGGTSAEQNLKTVKLASARYLDGLPTKGSELGHAFRDLEMEAKIHLLTQQLGVGAQFGGKYFCHDVRVIRLPRHGASLPIGMGVSCSADRQALGKITAEGVFVEELEHNPARFLPEVDEASLSTGVVKVDLDRPMPEILAELSRHPIKTRLSLTGSLIVARDLAHAKIRERLEAGGPMPDYFKNHPIYYAGPAKTPEGYASGSFGPTTAGRMDSYVDQFQSFGGSMVMLAKGNRSAAVRDACKKHGGFYLGSIGGPAARLAQDCIKKVEVVEFPELGMEAVWKIDVVDFPAFIVVDDKGNDFFKELNLG from the coding sequence ATGACGATCCACGAGAGCCCGCCTTACGTCCACACGAGCCTGTTCCCGCTCGGCCACGACGCGACGCCCTGGCGCAAGCTCTCCGCCGACCATGTCTCGGTCGACCGCTTCCAGGGACAGGACGTGCTGATCGTCAAGCGCGAGGCGCTGCGGCTCCTCGCCGAGACGGCGATGGCCGACATCAACCATCTCCTGCGTCCGGGGCATCTCGCCCAGCTCGCCAAGATCCTCGACGACCCGGAGGCGACCGACAACGACAAGTTCGTCGCCTACGACCTCCTGAAGAACGCCAACATCTCCGCCGGCGGCATCCTGCCGATGTGCCAGGACACCGGCACCGCGATCGTCAGCGCCAAGAAGGGCCGCCTGGTCTGGACCGACGGCGACGACGAGCAGGCGATCGGGGAGGGCATCCGCGACGCGTATTTCAGGAAGAACCTGCGCTATTCGCAGCTCGCACCGCTGTCGATGTTCGAGGAGAAGAACACGCGCACCAACCTGCCGGCGCAGATCGACATCGCGGCCGAGGGTGAGAGCGCCTACAAGTTCCTGTTCATGGCCAAGGGCGGCGGCTCGGCCAACAAGACGTTCCTGTTCCAGGCGACGCCGTCGCTGCTGACCGAGGAGCGCATGATCGCGTTCCTGAAGGAGAAAATCCTGACGCTCGGCACCGCCGCGTGTCCGCCCTACCACCTCGCCATCGTGATCGGCGGCACCTCGGCCGAACAGAACCTCAAGACGGTCAAGCTCGCCTCGGCGCGCTACCTCGACGGTCTGCCGACCAAGGGTTCGGAACTCGGTCACGCGTTCCGCGACCTCGAGATGGAAGCCAAGATCCATCTGCTGACCCAGCAGCTCGGCGTCGGCGCGCAGTTCGGCGGCAAGTACTTCTGCCACGACGTCCGGGTCATCCGGCTGCCGCGCCACGGCGCCTCGCTGCCGATCGGCATGGGCGTCTCGTGCTCGGCCGACCGCCAGGCGCTCGGCAAGATCACCGCCGAAGGCGTGTTCGTCGAGGAGCTCGAGCACAATCCGGCGCGGTTCCTGCCCGAGGTCGACGAGGCGAGCCTGTCGACCGGCGTCGTCAAGGTCGACCTCGACCGTCCGATGCCCGAGATCCTCGCCGAACTGTCGCGCCATCCGATCAAGACGCGCCTGTCGCTGACCGGCTCGCTGATCGTCGCCCGCGACCTCGCCCACGCCAAGATCCGCGAGCGGCTCGAGGCCGGCGGCCCGATGCCGGACTATTTCAAGAACCACCCGATCTACTACGCCGGTCCGGCCAAGACCCCGGAGGGCTACGCCTCCGGTTCGTTCGGCCCGACCACCGCCGGCCGCATGGACAGTTACGTCGACCAGTTCCAGTCCTTCGGCGGCTCGATGGTGATGCTGGCCAAGGGCAACCGCTCGGCCGCGGTGCGCGACGCCTGCAAGAAGCACGGCGGTTTCTACCTCGGCTCGATCGGCGGCCCGGCCGCGCGTCTCGCCCAGGACTGCATCAAGAAGGTCGAAGTGGTCGAATTCCCCGAGCTCGGCATGGAAGCGGTGTGGAAGATCGACGTCGTCGATTTCCCGGCCTTCATCGTCGTCGACGACAAGGGCAACGACTTCTTCAAGGAACTGAACCTCGGCTGA
- a CDS encoding chloramphenicol acetyltransferase: MAAHDDRDLPAHVRKKRLGAKPLVHETAVVRDSRFGKFVKIGARTTVIETDFGDYSYAVNDAEIVYATIGKFVSIAALAGINPGNHPMERAAQAHFTYRSWQYFEDVPDEIAVFDRRREDRVTIGHDVWIGRAAIVLPGRTIGTGAVVAAGSVVTKDVAPYQIVGGNPARPIRDRFPPEIADRLLRLGWWDWEHRDLRRAVPDFRALSVEAFLDRWEALKPPIEDDPEPALP; the protein is encoded by the coding sequence GTGGCCGCCCACGACGATCGCGACCTGCCGGCGCATGTGCGCAAGAAGCGGCTCGGCGCCAAACCGCTCGTCCACGAGACCGCCGTCGTGCGCGACAGCCGCTTCGGCAAGTTCGTCAAGATCGGCGCGCGCACGACCGTGATCGAGACCGATTTCGGCGACTATTCCTATGCCGTCAACGACGCCGAGATCGTCTATGCGACGATCGGCAAGTTCGTCTCGATCGCAGCGCTCGCCGGCATCAATCCAGGCAATCACCCGATGGAACGCGCCGCGCAGGCGCATTTCACCTATCGCTCCTGGCAGTATTTCGAGGACGTGCCCGACGAGATCGCGGTGTTCGATCGGCGTCGCGAGGACCGCGTCACCATCGGTCATGATGTGTGGATCGGCCGTGCCGCGATCGTGCTGCCCGGCCGCACGATCGGCACCGGCGCGGTGGTCGCGGCAGGCTCGGTCGTCACCAAGGATGTCGCGCCCTACCAGATCGTCGGCGGTAATCCGGCACGCCCGATCCGCGACCGTTTTCCGCCCGAGATCGCCGATCGTCTGCTCCGGCTCGGCTGGTGGGACTGGGAGCACCGCGACCTGCGCCGCGCGGTCCCGGATTTCCGCGCGCTGTCGGTCGAGGCGTTCCTCGACCGCTGGGAGGCGCTGAAGCCGCCGATCGAGGACGATCCTGAGCCGGCTCTCCCTTGA
- the fba gene encoding class II fructose-bisphosphate aldolase (catalyzes the reversible aldol condensation of dihydroxyacetonephosphate and glyceraldehyde 3-phosphate in the Calvin cycle, glycolysis, and/or gluconeogenesis), with product MPLVSMRQLLDHAAENGYGLPAFNVNNLEQVRAIMEAANQTKSPVILQASAGARKYAGDHFLRHMIQGAIETYPDIPIVMHLDHGAAPPVCFSAIDNGFTSVMMDGSLEADGKSVASYEYNVDVTRTVVEKAHAAGVSVEGELGVLGSLETMKGDKEDGHGAEGTMTREQLLTDPQQAADFVKATQVDALAIAIGTSHGAYKFTKKPSGDILAISRIKEIHARIPNTHLVMHGSSSVPQELLAEIREYGGDLKETYGVPVEEIQEGIKHGVRKVNIDTDLRLAMTAAIRRVMATNPAEFDPRKYLSEGIKAMTKVCVARFEAFGTAGQAGKIKSLDLGEMAKRYSDGSLKQIVN from the coding sequence ATGCCGCTCGTATCCATGCGCCAGTTGCTCGATCACGCCGCCGAGAACGGCTACGGCCTGCCGGCCTTCAACGTGAACAATCTGGAGCAGGTGCGGGCCATCATGGAGGCCGCGAACCAGACCAAGTCGCCGGTCATCCTGCAGGCCTCGGCCGGCGCCCGGAAGTACGCCGGCGACCACTTCCTGCGGCACATGATCCAGGGTGCGATCGAGACCTATCCGGACATCCCGATCGTCATGCACCTCGACCACGGCGCCGCCCCGCCGGTCTGCTTCTCGGCGATCGACAACGGCTTCACCTCGGTGATGATGGACGGCTCGCTCGAGGCCGACGGCAAGTCGGTCGCGAGCTACGAGTACAATGTCGACGTGACCCGCACCGTGGTCGAGAAGGCCCATGCGGCCGGCGTCTCGGTCGAGGGTGAGCTCGGCGTGCTCGGCAGCCTCGAGACCATGAAGGGCGACAAGGAGGACGGCCACGGCGCCGAGGGCACCATGACCCGCGAGCAGCTGCTGACCGACCCGCAGCAGGCCGCCGACTTCGTCAAGGCGACCCAGGTGGACGCGCTCGCGATCGCGATCGGCACCTCGCACGGCGCCTACAAGTTCACCAAGAAGCCCTCCGGCGACATCCTGGCGATCTCCCGCATCAAGGAGATCCACGCCCGCATCCCGAACACCCATCTGGTGATGCACGGCTCGTCGTCGGTGCCGCAGGAGCTGCTCGCCGAGATCCGCGAGTATGGCGGCGATCTCAAGGAGACCTACGGCGTGCCGGTCGAGGAGATCCAGGAGGGCATCAAGCACGGCGTGCGCAAGGTCAACATCGACACCGATCTGCGCCTCGCCATGACCGCCGCGATCCGCCGCGTCATGGCGACCAACCCGGCCGAGTTCGATCCGCGCAAGTATCTCTCCGAGGGCATCAAGGCGATGACCAAGGTCTGCGTCGCGCGCTTCGAGGCGTTCGGCACCGCCGGCCAGGCCGGCAAGATCAAGTCACTCGACCTCGGCGAGATGGCCAAGCGCTACAGCGACGGCTCGCTGAAGCAGATCGTGAACTGA
- a CDS encoding type II toxin-antitoxin system VapC family toxin produces MGLRSRLRGARVYFDTVVFIYLLEGFSAYRTALFDIRDAIVAGETEIVTSELTLCELLVPLFREGRSDLVLLYRQFVEESGAFRLCPTTRETYVRGSLYRAEFGLKTPDAVHVATAVEAGCDLLLSNDRTMRTPKTIEIVRLSQFAT; encoded by the coding sequence ATGGGATTGAGATCCCGTCTTCGCGGCGCTCGCGTCTATTTCGATACGGTGGTGTTCATCTATCTTCTGGAAGGTTTCTCTGCTTATCGAACAGCGTTGTTTGACATAAGAGATGCCATCGTGGCGGGCGAAACTGAGATTGTAACGAGCGAGCTCACGCTTTGCGAGTTGCTGGTCCCGCTATTCAGGGAGGGACGCTCGGACCTTGTCTTGCTCTATCGGCAGTTTGTCGAGGAGAGCGGCGCTTTTCGGCTGTGCCCTACGACTCGCGAAACCTATGTGCGCGGTAGCCTTTACAGGGCCGAGTTCGGCTTGAAGACGCCTGACGCCGTCCACGTCGCGACCGCGGTCGAGGCGGGGTGCGATCTGCTGCTTTCGAACGATCGCACGATGCGGACCCCTAAGACGATCGAGATCGTACGCCTTTCGCAGTTTGCGACATAA
- a CDS encoding L,D-transpeptidase produces MKRSMLAAAALVSGVIVASTTAQAFYNPAVMVRYDAMGNAVEGPGVTPPSSGGTVPGRNYTPIPKEVVEFKGKYSKGTIVINTAERRLYLVLGDGTALRYGIGVGRPGFTWQGAHSVTRKAEWPGWTPPPQMRVRQPGLPAYMPGGPDNPLGARAMYIGSTYYRIHGSNEPWTIGQAVSSGCFRMTNEDVADLYERVQVGARVVVVN; encoded by the coding sequence ATGAAGAGGTCGATGCTGGCGGCGGCTGCGCTGGTGTCGGGTGTGATCGTTGCGTCGACCACGGCGCAGGCGTTCTACAATCCGGCGGTTATGGTTCGTTACGACGCCATGGGTAACGCCGTCGAGGGGCCGGGCGTGACGCCGCCCTCGTCGGGCGGGACGGTTCCCGGCCGCAACTACACGCCCATCCCGAAGGAAGTGGTCGAGTTCAAGGGCAAGTACTCGAAGGGCACGATCGTCATCAACACCGCCGAGCGTCGCCTCTATCTGGTGCTCGGCGACGGCACCGCGCTGCGCTACGGCATCGGCGTCGGCCGCCCGGGCTTCACCTGGCAGGGCGCCCACTCGGTGACCCGCAAGGCCGAGTGGCCGGGCTGGACCCCGCCGCCGCAGATGCGCGTCCGCCAGCCGGGCCTGCCGGCCTACATGCCGGGCGGCCCGGACAATCCGCTCGGCGCCCGCGCCATGTACATCGGCTCGACCTATTACCGCATCCACGGCTCCAACGAGCCCTGGACCATCGGTCAGGCCGTGTCGTCGGGCTGTTTCCGCATGACCAACGAGGACGTCGCCGATCTCTACGAGCGCGTTCAGGTCGGCGCCCGTGTCGTGGTCGTGAACTGA
- a CDS encoding phasin family protein, giving the protein MAEQIGAEAAAAGRRQAEDAMNVGGDFLRQATAFWQKAAQSAAEGGNQEVVERLREMSRETIAFIEDRMQKDMAIASRIAAAKSPADLMTIQMDFLQTLIADYNRQAVRVAEEAGRAMSGFATRWPNGADVPTPKPSKTPGGPH; this is encoded by the coding sequence ATGGCAGAGCAGATCGGAGCGGAAGCGGCGGCGGCCGGCCGTCGGCAGGCCGAAGACGCGATGAACGTCGGTGGCGATTTCCTGCGCCAGGCGACCGCCTTCTGGCAGAAGGCGGCGCAGTCGGCCGCGGAGGGCGGCAATCAGGAAGTGGTCGAGCGGCTTCGCGAGATGTCGCGCGAGACGATCGCCTTCATCGAGGACCGCATGCAGAAGGACATGGCGATCGCGAGCCGGATCGCCGCGGCCAAGAGCCCGGCGGACCTGATGACGATCCAGATGGACTTCCTCCAGACGCTGATCGCCGACTACAACCGACAGGCCGTCCGTGTCGCGGAAGAAGCCGGCCGGGCGATGAGCGGCTTTGCGACGCGCTGGCCGAACGGCGCGGATGTGCCCACGCCCAAGCCGTCAAAGACGCCCGGCGGACCGCACTGA
- a CDS encoding pentapeptide repeat-containing protein, with the protein MLKLDRTKEVLAVTKSDLSGSQFDDVNISGCTFHNVNLAGTTLDDVNCAGWRISNANMSGWRVSDVNLAGTAFSGGRYDGMTIDGVAVTDLLALWRAHQPAEPADPAAGPLPE; encoded by the coding sequence ATGCTGAAGCTGGATCGCACCAAGGAAGTGCTCGCCGTCACCAAGTCGGACCTGTCCGGCTCGCAGTTCGACGACGTCAACATCTCCGGCTGCACGTTCCACAACGTGAATCTGGCCGGCACGACGCTCGACGACGTGAACTGCGCCGGTTGGCGGATTTCGAACGCCAACATGTCCGGCTGGCGTGTCTCGGACGTGAACCTGGCCGGCACGGCCTTCTCCGGCGGCCGCTATGACGGCATGACCATCGACGGCGTCGCCGTCACCGACCTGCTCGCCCTCTGGCGGGCCCACCAACCGGCCGAGCCCGCGGATCCCGCAGCCGGCCCGCTGCCCGAGTGA